In Melanotaenia boesemani isolate fMelBoe1 chromosome 18, fMelBoe1.pri, whole genome shotgun sequence, the sequence TGAACAAAGCAGTGGCACAAAATTCCTTCTATTGAATCCAGACGTGTTTGCTTTAAGGTCAGTTTAACCCTAGAACCACCAGAGGGCGCCGTTCTGACTCCCCGCTGATGCAGAGTGAAAAAATGATCTTTATGGAGGCAGCGTTTTATTTCTCTGCAGCAATTTATGGATCAGAAGTAGACAAAGTGGAAGTAGATACGTATATATACGGGCTAAATCTCCATGAGTTTCATGGAGTTGAAAATGCAAAGGGGGCCAAAATGAGCCCTTGGCTGTTCTAGTGTCtcatgtttttatcagttttacaGGCCAACATGCTGTTTGAAGCTGGATGATGGAATTCATGCAAACAAGGACACCACAGACAAACACGGGAGGTTAGAGCACATGAGCTAAGAACACAGGGAGGGCCCAGAGCAAAGAGAAACCAACTTACAGACTCTCCCACTCTCTAGAAGGAGGAAAACGGGACAGAACAGAAACAGGCTTAGATGCGTCTACATCAGCTCTCTCCACCACACTGCATGCTTCCAGCTGTCCCAAACCACTCGGAGGCGACTCAGGTTCACCCAGACAGTGACATGGAGTCGTTTGATGTGAGTGGTGAGGTTTCTCCAGGTCCTGTGACACTTTGGAAGTGGACAGGAAGTCCACGCTGTCATATGACGGATAGTATGGAATGAGAAGCTGTTAGTGTACAAGGTGTGCACGTGGCCTGGCCATGCACTACGGCTGGAACGGCTCAACGTGCGCACGCAAACGCAGGCTGAACGCACACGTCATGCACACGGTTTTCCCATTGCATCCCGCCCGGCTAAAGAGCAGGATCGTTCCGATCCGAGCGTCCATCCTGCTGCTCGTCGGCTCAGAGCGGCGCCGACGTCTCACATGCACATGAAACAACACCATGTCACGTCTAACCGCCTGGTCTACACTTTCCTTTCCTTCAGATAACAATGTACAGATGCAGTCAGCTGGCCGTCCTCAGACAGACTTACGGTTTCATGTTAAAGAGGTCGCGCACGGCCACGGTGGTGTTGCACTCGCGGTTGCGGCTCCTCTCTGTGAACAGCTTGTCCTTGGTCCAGGTCATGTGCACACGCTCGGGCCCGGCGTCTTCCTTGTCGTTCACCGTGGCATGAGAAGCTGTGTTCCTGTCATGGATGAGCTGGGCCTGGGAAGAAACGACAAGGAAAACCAGAAGGAACACGAGCATCACCGCGATGTTTGAGGGGAGACGAGACGAAGCTAAATGAAAAAGTTTGGAAAGACGAGAAACAGGGAGGAAAgcagttttcacacatgcaccgTTAGCTCGGATGTTTGTACAACCCCAGTTCACTAAAAGTTGGgacctgtgtaaaatgtaagtaaatgttccagatgttgtgtactggtgaaaagtctggactgcaggcaggccagttcagcagccggactcttctcctgtgaagccatgctgctgtgatggatgcaggatgtggttcagcatcgtcttgctgaaacctgcaaggtcttccctgaaagagacgttgtctggatgggagcagatgttgctctaaaacctccatgtaccttttttaaatgagctttggtccagagaagacggaagaagatggttctggatcctgttcacatctggcttcttctctgcatgatggagctttaacctgcattagtgggtttcagggtgaactgtgttcacagacagtggtttctggaagtcttcctgagtccatgcagtggtttccagtagagaaccAGGTCTGGTTTTCTGTCTATCCAGTTTTGACCGTCGTGCTTGTCCCATGCGCACAAATATTCCTCCCGATTCTCTGAATATCATACACTGTAGACGGCGGGATGGTTCAAGGTTTTTGGATCAAGAAAcgtttttctaaaattgttaCACAATCTTTCCGTCCATCTTCACACCTGAGAGACTCGGCCTCTCTGAAAACAGTCACGTTCCTGACCTGCTGCCAGTTAATAGAATTAGTTTTAACGTTGTCCTCCAGTTGTTTACGTCTCCAGCCTCCGGTTCCAGCTTCtttcagatgtgttgctgctctCAAATTGAAAATGAGCAATTATTCTGCATGAAAGGGTAAAATATGTCAGTGTCAACAtctgttgttgtttctgttttcttggaaataaaaatatgggttaaaatcattgcattctgcttTCATCAACATTGACAAGTGTCCCAGCTTTTTAGGAAGTGGAAAACGGTTAAATTCAACATTGAGATGGGATCAAGCTCAGCTTGCTGACCTCAGCCTCGCTGTTGTCTGTTACATGTGTCGTGAACGGCTGACATCATGTGTGAAAACCCTTAAAAAGCAGCAGAGAGGTTCAGGGattaagaagaaaagaagggagACCAAGATCGTACCACCAGCACAAGACAAGGTAAGTGGACATACTGAGGAAGTAGGAGATGAGTAAGGAATCAGAAAAAGATGCAAACAGAAGACAAAGAATATAAAACAATCCAAACTGGGATTGAGAAGCGTGTGACAAACTGAAACACTGGTGTTGTGGTAAAGGTGTGTATCATCTGAACAGGACTAACATGTCTTTATTCCAGCTGACTACACCGGACATCTTTGTTCATGTTGTTCCTCTAAGACCACCGCAAGGAGCCGTCAGTGAATCCGTTTGAAAGCTTTCTGGTTGAAATATTTAGCAGGTGTGGATGGAAGTTTATCCCTGGAGAAGAGGTTTCCCTCCTGTGGTTGTAAACTGATTGTTGGGGGGGGGTGACTACAGCTCAGAAGTAACGAGAGAAGACAGTACCGTCATGAGGTTCAGATTCATCCAGGAGACACCAGAGACCAGTTTCTGAACCTTTTCAGGTCTCTGTGATGGTACTGTCCTCCCTCTTTGCAGTTTTCAGGgaagggttggggtggggggTTTGGGAGGCCGGGCAGCAGTTTCAGGTGCAACGGGCTGGTGTTCACAAAGCAGCTGTCAATGACTATGAAGTAAGTAGCACTACTTCTGGGCCAATGTGGACTTTGAGTGGTTGTTCTGCCATATGTCCATGATGGATGCTGTCTGGAAGGTCTTTAACCTGGACACACATCATCTAGAGCATCACAGACATGGATGAACCCAGAGTAAGCAGGTTAAAAAGCTCAGTGGATTATCCAGAGACCCTTGTCCTCTGAGGGCCTGAGCCCTGAGGTGACAATGAACACAGTCTGGATTTCTGCTTTAACAGCGGTGCTGATCCACACACTGCTCAGGAAATGAGTCATTACTGGCATTTGTGGAGAAGGTTGAGTTATGAGCAAGCAAGGCCCAACAAAGACAACCTCAATGATCTGGTGGTACACTCTGAAGAGCTTTACAATCTGGTGTCCACATTGGACAAGAATGGATCGCTGTCCACCCACATCAGTTTTTTTGGCAAATATGAGAGTAAAAACTCAATTTTCTGAGTTCAGATTTGAAACCccgatgatggtgatgatgaagaacTGTAGCCAGAGATGGAGCTTTGTGAATACGGCCCTGAGTGTTCTAACCAAGGGGGACAGTGGGTTGACAAAATCAGCTACCTCGTCCTCCTGAGTGTCCTCCATCGGTGAGGACTGCCGGCTGAGGGTGGAGCTCTCTGGTTCGCCCTGGTTCTTCCTCCGGATTGAGCTACGCGACTCATCGGTGATACTCTGAATCTGAGTGAGGCGGCGAGGCCCCGGCAGGCAGAGGTGGGTGAACAGGAGAGGGCCAGTTGTCATAGAGCTCAGCGTTCGGCCAGAGAAATCCTAAACTACGTCAGCTAATACCCACCTATCACCCACTGGGCTTTTATGTTCTAACACGCTATGCTACGCACAGCTGACGCCATAATTTTACATACATTCATCATGGACATGAATGTCGCATTCATTTTGGTCTTTTAAGGATTTTAAGCATGTTTCCAGGATGTAATGTGTATGCAACGTACAACAGTTCCCTAAAGCACCAGTTTGGTGCATAAGTTTGAATTTACAAGCAACACCTGGCGTTTGTGTCGCCAGTTTTCCGGCTGTTTATGTGACCCTGGAACTGGTTCCGTTTCTTTAAACTGGTTGGTTTCCTGGCACAGGCCTTGAGCCTAAGTATAGTCCTTGAATCTTATAGCTTTATCCATTCTGTAACCAATATTCCATCCACCTTACTGGCAGCGAAATGGCCCCAGACCATGATGctaccaccaccatgtttgacaGTGTTGTTTGCTAAAGCCTCAGCTTGACTCCTCCAAACATCCAAACTTCTTTGTTGTGGCCAAAAAACTCAGTCTTCATCCCATCTGACCATAAAACCTTCTCCCCGAAGGCGTGTGGCTTGTCCATGTGAGCTGCGTTCAGGCTGCGGCGGCTTCAGTGTGGACAGTGACGTTCCAGCAGATTCACGGTCAGTGTAGGCTGGAAATTAGGTGGTTCTTGGGTTGTTCTTGAACATCCCAACTAGTTTTTACCTGATGGTGACAGTCTGGATGATCCTCCAGAAAACTGGTAACACATCTGAATAACTTGTACAGATGATCTTGGAGTCCTCCTTCCACCTCGTTTAAATCTCAAATTGTCCCTTTTGGATCTTCACTAAGCTGCTTGGACTTTGCCATGATTTCGAGTAGTGGTCAATCCAATGAGAAGCTACCAGCTGCAGTCACACATGACCACAAACAAAGTTAATAGGTCTGGCCTTGTTAAGGGAAAAGATGAATCCTCAGCACCACTCAAAGCTTTCAGGACGTACGTATGAATCTAAACCTGTGTGTGTAATTTTGACCCTGTGTGGATACgagaaaatccaaaataaatagaaatgtatGTTTCAAGGAATCATTGAAGTTGTATGCTGCACAGACATCACATCCTGGACaagaacagtttaaataaatcattagaAGTCCTAAATTAATGTGACATTCATACAGATGAGTGTCTGCAAACGTTTGAGCGTAACTGTATGTTAGAAAGCTGACGTAAGGCTATTGTGCTCATACCCCTACTGATCCTCAGGTACCAGCACAGGTTCACGGTGGAGGTGTTAAACTTAAAGCAACAAATGCTGGATTTGGTGTTTGTGTGCCGTCACCTAGTCGGGCCGAGCACTGTGTTCAGGGCTACGttacctctctctctctttcagtcCTGGAAAGCTGCATCTGTTTCAGCATCTGAGACCTCTGCTCCATCACCAGGGTCTTCTCATAGGTGAAGGCTGAGATGTCATTATCATGCTGTGGAGGAGAGAACATACTGTAACTGTCCGGAGAAAACGGACCTCCGAGTTGTAAATACGATGTGGTTTTGTCTCACCATCTCCACGACTTCCACCTCAGCATCCAGTCGCAGGTGATAGAGGAACATCTGGAGGTCCTTCTTCATCTGGATGCTGTTGTCGTCCATCTGGGCGACGGTGAAGATGCGCATCTTACACTTCCTCCACACCTGCAGGAGGAGAGGTGCTTACCGTGAGATGGATGGATCGTTTCAGGGATCAACGCAGTCCAAACACACCAACCAACCTTGTGCTGTCGCAGCAGGAAGGGCAGCAGCATCAACATGCCTCCATCGTGGACCACCCACCACACATCGATGGTGCCCTCCCCCAGCCTGTCCTGGTTGGTGGGGAAACTGTCCACATTTTTGGCCACAAGCAAAGCCTGATGGGCAGCTGTGGTCTCGCGTATCGCCTCTGGATGGACGGAAGATCAGAGAGGTTGGTGGAGGACGAAAACTACTTCTACTGCAATGAGTTCACAGGTTTTAATACAACTAAAGAAGCATAAAGattataaatgtgtttctaaTCAAACATGTCCCCCTTCTGTGTCCCATTCCTATGAATTACCGCTTACAAAAGATTAACAGTGATTGCATATGTTATAGATTCATTTTGAAGCATTTACCTATGAAGTTCCTCCAGGACTGCGGGTCATTGGCTTGTTTCCAGGTTCCAGGCCAGGCCATCAGGACTGTGTTGTGCTTCATGCCCCCCAAACCTGCAGACTGGATGAGGTGGGAGATGCCGTCTCTGAGGTTTGACGACACCACAACATGGCAGAAACCCTTGGTGCGCTCGGCTGACATGGAGGACTTGATGTTCTGgatggaaaagatggaaaatacatgaattaaatttaatgtcaCCTATGCTGAGAAAGCGTGAGAAACCCAGCGGATGAATAACTCAGACATGGATCCAACATCAGCTGTACGAGACGTTCTTGTAGGAGCACGGACTCCAGCTGACGGAGAACTTCGTGGACTTCGCTTCTGAACGCTGAGCTGACGAAGTCACTTCATATCTGTCGTAGATCTTCTGGAACAAACTGATTGTGAAGATAAAGCTGCTGATAAAATGTGTTTCACGTTTTACTCTCAGCTGGTTAAAATGAAGCTTAAAACTTAATTCTTCACACTAACTTTTATGTCTTGCATCTGATCTGATTTAATTtgggctttttcttctttttaagtttgtttttaatgtacttgtaaAGTACATCTGATCTGTTTTTCTTCAAGGGAAATGGCATTAATTAGCACAATCACCGTTTATGAGAAGAGGAAAAGTACGTGCATAATGGGTGCAAATGTAGTCCTGAAATATTATTGGAATATTTCTTTATGAATGTCTTAAGAACACATTAAACCcttttctaaatgaataaaacaacattttaccgCAACATTTAagagtaagtaagtaagtaagtaagtaagtaagtaaatgtttatttatatagcacctttcaagataaaatcacaaagtgcttaacaacaagataaaacaccaaataacaataatacagAGTTGGAGAAAtgtcctctgtagtggacatttgtagttatttcctccattttgttctgtattttacTGAAGAAGAAAGAGCTTCACTGTCAGAGGGACAAATTGCTGATGGAAACTCAACTATTGAGTTGTCTGCTCAAGATGCAGCATTTGAGCCAGAAGCAAGTGTCCAGGGTGCCAGTATGTGCCAGACAAACCACTTCTGACTGGACTGAAGGTGTTTACTGCACCATTTGGTCTGGTCTTAGACTTTGTGGTCTACCTAGACAAGACCACCTTCAGTGTCACACAGTGAACAAGCTGTCCTTCATTTGACTGCGTCCATTCCCAGAGGAACCCACCTGTTGTTTGACAGGTTCTTTACATCCGTGAACCTGGAAATCGTGATGGAAGAAGAGCTGACATGTATAAATACAAAACAGTGATGTGGAGTTTTCCCTTTATGTGCATGATGTTCTGAcgtccactgtagtggacacaTGATAtcttgaaaatgaaaacttttttttttttaagttattagttttctcattacccttcaaacagtcggggaagttaaaaaatgttgattaaacaatattttctttgctggtagtcaggaggatataaAGCATGTGTACATGAGATATGCTGGACATAAAAACCTGTATAAATCTTTCTCCTCGTTCTTTTTTCTCTGCTAGATGGCGGCGAGACAACCCGTCAAAATCCCAACAACACGCCATGACGGCGTCGCTGCCTCCCGctgggtgcgcttgttttacgcCACAGTGTGTAAGTGGGTTCAGCAGATCGCTTCCAACACTCCACttatccacccacccatccatccatccatccacccacccatcatccacccatccatccatccatccacccacccatcatccacccatccatccatccatccacccatccatccacccatccatcatccatccatccatccatccatcatccacccatccatccatccatccatccacccacccatcatccacccatccatccatccatccacccatccatccatccatccacccatccacccacccatccacccatccatcatccatccatccacccatccacccatccatccatccacccatccacccacccacccacccatccatccatccatccacccatccatccacccatccatccatccacccacccacccatccatccatccatccatccatccatccatcatccacccatccatccatccatccatccacccacccatccatccatccatccatccatccatccatccacccacccatccatccatccacccatccacccatccacccacccacccacccatccattcatccatccatccacccacccatccatcatccacccatccatccatccatccacccatccatccatccatccatccatccatccacccacccactcatccatccatccacccatccacccatccatcatccacccatccatccatccatccatccatccatccacccacccactcatccatccatccatccacccatccatccatccatccacccatccatcatccacccatccatccatccatccacccacccatccacccatccatcatccacccatccatccatccatccatccatccacccacccatccatccatccatccacccatccatccatccatccatccatccatccatcatccatccatccacccatcatccatccatccacccatcatccatcctcccTCCCTCGCTTGTGGACCCCGAGATACATgagctcatcatcatcatctctatTATACCTCACTGGCAGAATTTATTGAAAAGCAGGGAGAAAATTCTGTATTTGGGAAAAGGAAACCAGGAAATCGGGGAGATGGAGTGATGTAACACATAGCATGTCTCTGACGTCATGGCTCTCAGAGAAACTAGTTTTCTACCTCCTTGGTTTGCAAGTTTATGGTTtatgttttatccttttttctttgtttacttgtgAATTTAGGCCtggttatattttttctttttctttcctccattGTGTGGAATGACTGTTTAGTATGACTTACTAAAAAAACCAACCTGGCAGCATTTATAGCATCACCTGTCCACCTACTGAACCAGCCTGTCAGGACACAAGTTTGGCCAGTAGATGGCAGCGTTCACCAGTCTGGTAGGAAACCCAGTTCTGGGGGTTCAAACCTCTGGCTGTGTCTGCAGCTGCGTTTCAGGGTGTTTGGAAGAAGTGGGTCCGTCGTACCTGCTCTGCTTTCTTTGCCTCCGTGTCTTTAGTGAGGTACGTCCCTTCCAGAACATTCCCCACTATCGTCAGGCCTTTCCCCGCCTTCAGCTGAGTGGTTAGGGACAGCAGACGAGGGTGTTTCACTCCGTGATCAGAGTCCAGGTTCAGGAGCACCAACAGCTGAGGCCTGGGAACATGGACAGCAGAACAGAGGGAGTTTCAGAATGTCAGTGCTGCTTACTTTACTTTACTGCTCCTTGTTTTTACTCGACTGGTATCTGCGACACGGACAATTATCCTCATCACCGGCATAAGTGACAAGGGTACACAGCTAAATATGGCACCTACACGCCAGCATGCCAAAAACGTAACTGGAACGGCTTTGAAAGTCAGCCAACAGGCTGCACGGCGGCTTATCGTCTCCTCTGGCACATGATGCAGCGAACAGAGATTCATCAGAAGAACCCTCAGCGTCTATTTCTGTCTCATTATCGTCCACCGAGCACAACTGAAACCACATCATCATAACATCCTCCGTACCTCCAGTTCTTGGTGTGCGGTGGAGCATCCTCGAGGCGAATGAGGGCGTAGcgtgctgcgttcagggacaggCCGCGGATCCCGTCACCCCATTCCTTCTCAGCCCTGTTGAggcaaacacataaataaaatccagcaCCAAAACAAACATGGGACGAGTTCAGGAAGGTTATATGAGGCTCACCCTCGGTATTCGATGTATTTGTAGATGCAGCCAGCGATGGCCATGGCAACGATGGCATAATACCAGGAGGAGATGAACATGAGGGCAAGGCACAAGCTCATTCCCAGGAAGGACAGAGCCCtggatgaggaaaaaaaagaaaaaacacaaagctcGTTCTTCATGTGCTCATCCGAGTCACATTTTCTGCTTGGAAGTgtgttaatgaaatgaaaatggttCAGAATAAAAAGCTGAGAGGCTTAGAACTCAGTAACATGGATTAAAGCCCACAGACAACAATAGTGTCCTCTTTCTCATCTCATCACACCCACCAGTGGTAGTACTTGAAGCGAGGCCTCCAGTTGGGCGTTCGCAGCAGGGTCTGAACGGCGCAGGCCAGGTTGACGAACAGGTAGCACATGAGGAAGAACCTGCAGGGGCCAGAAAACACCACTTCTTCATCTTCTAAATCTCTCTTTTATGAATAACAGTAAGCAGCTTTAAGAGGGAGAATACTCGAGAGATCACAGCCGGATACTGACATGGAGAGGATAGGAGCTACAGCATCCAGGGAGGCGATGAGGATGCCGATCTCACAGATCCCAGCGGTCAGCAGCAGAGCCCAGGTGGGTTCTCCGTTAGCCTTCCCATGACCGAACACCTTTGAGCACAGACACAGTCAAGCGTCAGCAGCTGGAGCCAATCAGGACAGCGAACGCCGCCTGCCGAGGAGCAAATGTGCATCAAACCTGTAAGAAAGGGACGATGCCGTCTCGAGCGATAGCCTGGAGCAGACGAGGGGCGCCGGTCAAACTCTGCAGACCCGCCCCACAGCAGGAGAAGAAGGAGCCGATCACAATAACCCAGGGTGAGGGCCAGGACAGCGTCCCTATGACAAGGTTCCCCTTCACCGAGTCGCCAAACCTGCAGCACAGAACAAACTGTAACCTGCTTTGCTCTAAACAGGAAATGAAGATCAGGAGACGATTTAGGCCCAGATTTACCAACATTTTACGTCCACCACAAAGTCTGTTTGGTTGCCAGTTCTTTCCTAACAGTGTTTACTGAAGAAGTGCAGTGGGAAAAGCAGTTTGTTAAACCGACACCTGAAAGTTAACAGTAAGAAATTACTCTGGAAATAAAGACGACTTGCTGAGCAGGAAAATAGATGGAAATCCTGGGGGGGGGGTTACCCAAATGGCTAGCAGCGGCCCGGATCAGGACACCATCAGACGTAATAATTTATCATAATATTCTGGCTGATCTTCtatcaataaacatttaaatgactgaaatttgTTGAGATAAATTTGTCCCTCTGctctaaaatgatcatttaaagaCAGACTGGAAGAACAAGCCCTAAATAATAAACCTCGTTTTTCTCCCCACTTCTTTCAGTAAAACACTAAATATGTCTCACTTGTCTCGAAGCAGGACTCCCTCAATACAGGCACCGAACAGAACCACGCAGCTGATGTCTGAGGAGAACTGCTCAGggaataaaattaatccacatGCAAAGCCGCAGACAGATTACATGGAGGACACACATGGTAACTGGTGGCTGTCTGTTCCTCTGACCGACGAGTTCCTGCCGGCACTATGCAAACCCTGCAGCTGGAAGACATCCACCAGAACCTGGATAACAGCTCATCTGTGCTACACTACAAGCTGGAAGGATACAGATGACAGAAGTGGTAGCAATAGCCAGGATGGTCCCAATGGGAATGGACTTCTGTGCATCCCTCAAGTCACCCGACCGGTTGGAACCGGCCATGAtaccttaaagaaaaaaagaaaaacaatctaaCATATTTCCTCAAATAATTAGTGAATTATAAGGATTTAGTCAGAGTCTCACCGGTGACGGAGGGGAAGTAGATGCCGACCAGCAGAGTGAAGAAAGTTGTGATATCATTGACGACGTAGGGCATGTAAATGTCCAGGGTCGGGTCACTTCCCCCAACAGACTGAATCTTCTCATTTTCTACCAGCATGCCGAGAGGGCCGTACCGCGACCACATGTTTTCTACGGGACAGCAGAAAGACGcctaaacacaaagaaacctGCAAGAAGAGGTTCTGGAAGGAAGAACCTTCAGCGAACTTCAGATCGGGCACACAGACAGTaaaacaaggaaatgaaaatgtatttatctgtTCTGACTTTAAAAAGATGAGGATTCGTCAGGATGGGCCGTATCACAGA encodes:
- the slc12a7b gene encoding solute carrier family 12 member 7 isoform X2, with product MGERFVVVPVDGGGADRLDAAAAEPAPDTGGSCAGPGPGAEKQALEDSVLVPQDSDFVPILEYNREPNKYGDGVPKENSPFINNTDHDKGNSYDGTNMALFEEEMDSNPMVSSLLNKLANYTNLTQGAQEHEEADEDEGPKKKAVKSPQMGTFMGVYLPCLQNILGVILFLRLTWIVGTAGILESLAIVGLCCSCTMLTAISMSAIATNGVVPAGGSYYMISRSLGPEFGGAVGLCFYLGTTFAGSMYILGTIEILLTYIVPKAAIFVAERKEDEVDALLNNMRVYGTCCLALMAIVVFVGVKYVNKLALVFLACVILSILAIYAGVIKTIFEPPDFPVCMLGNRTLQNHNFDKCLKTDVIDNLTVTTELWRLFCDGPELNATCNEYFVNNNATLVQGIPGLTSGVISENMWSRYGPLGMLVENEKIQSVGGSDPTLDIYMPYVVNDITTFFTLLVGIYFPSVTGIMAGSNRSGDLRDAQKSIPIGTILAIATTSVIYISCVVLFGACIEGVLLRDKFGDSVKGNLVIGTLSWPSPWVIVIGSFFSCCGAGLQSLTGAPRLLQAIARDGIVPFLQVFGHGKANGEPTWALLLTAGICEIGILIASLDAVAPILSMFFLMCYLFVNLACAVQTLLRTPNWRPRFKYYHWALSFLGMSLCLALMFISSWYYAIVAMAIAGCIYKYIEYRGAEKEWGDGIRGLSLNAARYALIRLEDAPPHTKNWRPQLLVLLNLDSDHGVKHPRLLSLTTQLKAGKGLTIVGNVLEGTYLTKDTEAKKAEQNIKSSMSAERTKGFCHVVVSSNLRDGISHLIQSAGLGGMKHNTVLMAWPGTWKQANDPQSWRNFIEAIRETTAAHQALLVAKNVDSFPTNQDRLGEGTIDVWWVVHDGGMLMLLPFLLRQHKVWRKCKMRIFTVAQMDDNSIQMKKDLQMFLYHLRLDAEVEVVEMHDNDISAFTYEKTLVMEQRSQMLKQMQLSRTEREREAQLIHDRNTASHATVNDKEDAGPERVHMTWTKDKLFTERSRNRECNTTVAVRDLFNMKPNQSNVRRMHTAVKLNEVVVNKSQGAHLVLLNMPGPPRNRGGDENYMEFLEVLLEGLNRVLLVRGGGREVITIYS